gacatttttttttaattctgaaagAACAACAGAATTAAaagacatgcacatacacatggTGTGGTAATAAGAGTGGATAGAAATACAAAGATGTTGCACATAACTTACAGACACAGATTCagaaaattatttacatgtGGGCAAGACGGAATATTCACTACATTAATATCATCTAAAAATAAATAGCCCTTTATATGTACAGATCTATGAATGACTTTaagtttgcaactgattgacaaattgccctacatcgatgtattGGCTTTAAGTTTATTTTCCTTATTCACGATTATAGTTTTCAATTTAAAACAGGGAAACAAACTGcatctaaaagaaaaaagtgcacaAGTTGATCTGGTGGCCTACATGTAGTACTGGTCTATAAACACTACAGtcaacacatacacatgtatgattttatgaatacatattaagaatatttatttgaaacattttctttttcaagaaaTCAACTTTCAACATTTAGGCCCCCTATCTATGGTTTTATTGAGTCATACTCATTAATATACCATGGTGGTAGTCAAAATATCATTGGAATACTTGATCGCACATTGACATCAGCATATCATtatttcaacacacacacatacacacacacacacgcacacacacatacacacacacacacacacacacacacacaatataatcACATGTGCATCCAAGGAGGTACATTATTCCTGATCATTGGGTGTATAGAGGCGACGCCCTTTAGCTTTACAGGAGCTACCTCCTTGCCCTTTTTGGTGCAACCTTTCTACTGACCACTGACTGTGTACTACTGGCCATATGGCACGGCATGGGCCTGGCAGCAGTTAGAATCTAGACCCTCGTGCAGAGCTATTATATTATCAATACATTTGTTAATATTAGCATTCAAGACAAGGGCCTAAATTCACTACGTCCCACACACTGCCACTGGCCCACACCAGGTCACTGGACTGCACTGGGCCACAGCTTACCTCTAAAACAAGGCCAAGCAAGGACAAGGTTGATAAAATGGCTAAATCACTACAGTCAAACGGAAATAATGGCGCCGAAAGAATATCATGTTTTAACCGAAGTAATTTAGTAGTTGTTGACTAAtcaacagacaaaacaaaattatcacaagAACTTGAAGATGGCTGTTATCGTTGGACAGGCGGACGCGGACCACCATCCCAGCAATGCAATGACGTATTTAATACGCAACACTCCATTTTTTCTCACCGGGATCCCTATGTGCGGGACTAAAGCAAGTGCATGTAAGACGAAAAAGTGAACAGATCAGAGAGATACGACTTACCAAACGCTATTCACACGAGATGCTACAGCCGTGAGCCTCGTGTTGATTCTGAATAGTCCTATGAAAGGTCTTACGACAGACATTTTGCAGGAGAAGCGGTTAAATTTCTTGTTTTCTGGTTGTTCGCGCTGCGCGCTGTATGTAGTCTGTTGGTAAttaacccttgttggtcgtaaactAAAGGAGTCTGTGGAAAAGACTATGCACCACTAAACTGGCCGTGTACCACTGCCTAGCTGCGGGCAGCTGCTCCGCACACAGTCAACCTATCTTAGCGGTCAAGTGTCCACAGCGGCCACCTGTATAGGTCTATATGGCCACAAGCCACCACATAGGCCTACCCACATACCACAAAAGCCATGTTTACAAAACTCTGTCTATAGTGGTCATCTGCCTCATATAACGGCCACTTTATCGTCTCCCTTGGTTGGCCGAGCAACAGATAGGTATACTTCAACTATATTCCCTGGAGCTTTTACTGATGCACTTCATAAATACATTGCTATTTATACGCAAAATATGGCATCGGGCTCTGatgtgtaccccccccccccccccccccgcacgcACACTTTTGACAAAGAATAAAAACCAATAGGGGAGAGTGGGGTGAACTGGGACGCGGGAGAAGTGGGACCTCTCATAtctcaaaaagttttgaagtaATCAGCTTTCAAGTCTTATCACCTGTTATAAATAGGCATAACACATCAGAGTACAAGCATATGCCTGCCCTGCAACAGCTCTGCGGGAAAGTTAATTTaacaattttgaatattttttttcggacacttttttgtagttttttttttttcagtcaatgtGAAGTATTTTCTGAATTCAACTTTATAGGTCTTATGAATTCCAATTATTCACACaaaaagattttgcaaaagaaaaatagcTAAATTGCACGTGATGATATAGGCTCCATTATGAATTTTTGGGGGTTCTGGGGTGAACTGGGACAGCATCACTGCCCCACTTCTCCCTGTATTCAAAGTTATGATAAATATATCAAagcttttcttattattttctttaaattctgGATGTTTTTGATGCAACTGTCTCTGATGGACCACAACGGATATATCACGttttgcgatgaaactcttgcatgtgtaaatattcaaacacacacaaatagggcctacgtacacacacacacacacacacacacacacacaaacacacacacacacacacacacacacacacacacacacactctctctctctctctctctctcacacacacacacacacacatatatatattatgcttgTAATATTGTTTAGACTAAACTAATGTTTGTCCCACCTCACCCAAACCAATGTCCCACTTCTCCGAGGGGGTGGCCCTCTTCACCCCGATCAGAAGCATTTTTTTAATCGATAATAGGCCTACTTAACACTGAGACTTTTAGGAATATGCGAAGTAACAACCCATCACGTGGCATGATATAGCATTAGTAGTGTTTGGGCCATAGACATGAGAACCCCATTCTAAATATCAGAAAAGTTAGGAGGGAAAtcatcaaatcacaatttttgtctCACTTCTCCCCACTCTGATGCACGCTTTtacgcatgctcagaacatgtttttgcCTTTGCACGTCCCCGTCGCGGAAATCTAAATAGTGGACCTTTTTATAACATACCCCTCCCTTTAAAGATAATGTGTGGGAGGGGTATACGTTCAAACGTAAAAATCAatgaatgactttttttttcggggggggggggtagtttgGTTTGACGTCGGGGCCTACCTAGCATCATCAACCATATGAAGAAAGCGACGAAGATGGCGGATGTGGGGGAAGAAGTTTCAACCTATTTAATTTGTATAATggatgtgttcttttttttgtttcaaataaaaaaaaagcccacTCTTATGTTGCATTTTGAAGCTTTGGGAAGAAGTTTCATATGTTATCACCGTTTTATGTTCAGCGGAGCGAACGATCGATACCCTGCTCACCATGCAGGGAGAAGAGGATTCGTTCGAACTCACTGACAACCCTACGCCCTCCCCTTCCCCGCATCATCACCTCAATTATTTGCATAATACTTAGTATGAAGTTGgccatcattgttatcattcaGGAAAACAAAGGCTGTATGAACCTTTCTTCGTTCGCGTTACTCGTATTCCACAACTTCGGGCTGGTACGTTAATAATTACGAGTAGTCACGTGGGATTGTTTTGGGTGGTGCTACGAGCGCGCGAGCGCTCTATGTACAAAGGTATTGACCTCCAAGTGTAGACTCTAGTCAGAGAGATACCAGTAGTGTAGAGATGAGAGGTGTATCCGCAACACATTAGACGTACATGGTGTCTACAGTACTTGTACTACTAGTACAAAGTAGTAGGTGGTGCCCTTGCGATACACCTACACTTTAGGTACACCATGGATACATTAGTTCTATGGATACTCTGCTACACTCTACACCTGAATGCACCCTACGTACGCACACCGAGATTCGCGCGTGCGTTGCAATCGGAGTCTAGTCGCATCACATCGGAGAAAAGCGCAGCGAAGATGGCGGAACACATGAGAAAATCTACGAATGGGACAATAACACAACAAGATCGCGTAAATTCAAGCGCTCCCGAGTCAGACCCCAAGACAACTTCCAATCAAAATGGTGCCAGCAATGATTCAGATCATGAAAACGATGAAAATGCGCTGAAAATTGGTGATACGTATCTTGTCAAACGCAACGACAACACGTGGCGTAAGTACGAAGCAGgtttttttaacaatgtaacAGACAATGGGCCGAATGGCCCGTCACTGCACTGCCCCTGCACTGCTAACGTTAGTGCTACCTTGGCGTCGCAGAAATACtgtggtgtgtgtgtacaaGCCCACACGGCATGCAACACGTCGTTCGACgggtatggttgggtgttcataatatcggacacctaacgtttttctatcaatagaaacgtgaaaaatctcacaatttgcctgaaattttactcacgtgtggagaaaatactccggattcacaagcgcgcactgaaaatgcgatctgaggtacgcgctctagatggcggcttcgaacgcgtggggtgtcattttttcagCACTCAGTTGCctggctcatatcgaccgaccaccccgccctctattgacaatacgtataaagcgtacttaaacgcgttttttcgacaagctgctgtttttttctagtcgtaatttttttccccaataatatttgaatatattttgaatccttcgatattacttttgaaggactgtttgatgaatttgacttgattttcattaggaaacttttcatcgtaattgaaataaattagatgagtcggtttgttttttcacattcatttctcgtttctgcatcaactcgtacggtcgtagcgggcgacaaaatgtttatgtcatgtgtatgtgtatacgtaacgtgtgtgcacgatcgtacaagcggcggtgacaattttgcggtcaaaatcgtcaaatttattacggaaggatactctacatctaacaacgagtcagcaaaggtaggcctagttatatgtagttacacgataaaccttattcgattttgctaaatttcggtaatttagagggaatacttagttgttttcgccacattttactcggtagcgtagcccagtgaagaatcgaacaccgttgcgcgtagtcccatgcgtacattttctttctgtacgcgcaatgccattataatgcgcggtcggtcgttatggacccggtcggtgggttggacccctaccatacgGTGTGCATGCCATTTAGACAATCTAACTACAGGACCTAAAGTATTCTAGCCAGTTCGTAagtagctcatgtacacattggtacaaatgacctttctgtttttctcaggcacttcactcgttttgaaagcggcataatgcataagcttggaattcatgttcaaacaaagaatgaacttgcgtttcCTCTGAAATTCTAGTCCGAAAGGTCTGGTACCAGGGTATAACGTTTAGCATGTGTTTAGGATCTCCATTTTAGTTGACCAGACATTTAACACTAGAAAAATCTAACACTATACTAACAGCAtgcaggcatccatttcattgttttgtattaaatgcaataaaagcctatttccttttatattgtgaaataccattcttgctgtcacagtgtcaggtggatgtgctggcgcTGGCAAGCACCACCAATCACCATGCACCTTTTAgtatttagataaggatcacatgaatgattgtcgcatcacagatgcttatctcagctCAGTGAATTTATTTACAAATCAAagtgcctgttggtacaaatgaactttttctgctcatgcacaaagtgggccttacgaactggtctattggaTTGCTTGTTTCTACTGGAACAACTCCTAGTCATGTATGCAGACAATTGACAAGTAGTTTGCTTGCTTGTGAAACAAGGTGAAAAATGAGGTTGTGTGTCTACGACTATTTTCTATTTGACAAAAGAGTCGTGTCGTGTCCAACTTCAAAGTTGTGTAGACATTCGACCTCGTTTTTCACACCTTGTCGgtcaaaatttctttaaaaaatttaCTTTTGCAGGGTCTTTTAAAACAAGAGTGCTGAAATTGTGGAAGTTAGAAACATACTTGTACTTTTAAGTTTTAATAGTTTGTCACTAGAACTGGAAACCACATAGACGTCTAATGTTAGATGTCTAGTGTCAGTCTACATCATGCAAAGTAGAAATGGtagaacaaaatgtgaaatcaatcTTACTTTACAGAAGTTAAAATCATCAAGGAAAACGTTGTGTTGGTTGATCAAGCAATCATGTGCCTTGaattattataggcctacacgtcGAAAAGATTGAGCAGTTGCGAAATGGAGTTTAATACATTTTACAAGAATGCAGATGCTTGAAAAAAATCCAGTGCAAGTAGGTTGGTGAAGCAAGAGACTgcaacagttttccaaataaaGATGAACTAGAACAAGCAACAGtaagaaggaaaaaacaaaacaaaacaaaaaaacaaaaaaaaacaaaaaccagaaagtacttttaacattttcttagtaaaatgcatgtctgTATAAAAGACTGTAATGTAGGCCAAACAAACCTTGGTGCACAGAACAGATCAAGTGCTTGAAGcttgtctctcctttttttttttttttaaattacccATCCTTAGTGTAAGATGTCTATCCCTTCTAAAATGTAACCTTTGTTATTGTGATATTGCAGATAATGCAGAGATTGTGCAGTCAAGGAAGAATGAACTTGAAGGCGGGAAAAAGGAGTATTACGTACACTACAAAGGACGTGAGTATTCGAGAGTCTTACTCTTAGCCATTCTGCTTGAAAATAGTTTTCTCTTTGCAGGCATTCTTGTCATCCATAGTTGTTGATATGGAAGGCACTGTGTATGGGGGTTATCCATTTTCGAAAGTAGCAGAGGAAATTTCATTCTGCTTTATGGGGCAGGCTGTAATGctcttgattttttgttttagttcTTCACATAATCTGCCTGCGGTTGAAATGAAGATACAAATGTGTTACAATGTCTATGCCATTGATTTCCTTTTGCAactcaaatacaatgtaaatctCCTCATGATTGGTCAATGCTTTGAATTTCAAGGTTTCTGTAGACTTTCTGTTCAGATGCTCCACTGTTCCACCATAGTATATTGATCAAGAAgggaattcaacatattttgtaGAAAAAGCAATTTGAATGATGATAGTTGTCAACTTGTGGTATTTACTGTAATGATGGACACTGCACTTGTATGTTCAATAATTGTAATATATTCACAGCTGAGTGGTTGCTACTCAACTAATATCACAGCAACTATAGATTGTGTGGTTTGTTTGTAAAATGCTCTCTGAAATGGGTGTGCACGGATGTGTGGAGAAATAAGATGAAAATGCTGTAGTGCAACAGTGAAAAATATTTATGAAATTTGTGTGTAAATGGCATATTAGCATTTCTGTAATAACCCCTTGGAAACATCACCACTGTTTAtgaatttctgtgcatttcCCCAAGGTTGTTCAGAGTGTCTTCCAAACAGAACAAAGagaaactttgtttttgttgaatgaTGTCAGGGAAGTTAGACGAAAGTGATTGATTGTGGATTCTAATTTCTCCTCCAGTCAACCGACGTATGGATGAGTGGATTGGCAAGGAGAAAGTCAACATCCAGCAACTGCCACAGGAAAGGCAGAAGCTGGAGATGGGAGACCTGTTTGATGACTCAGACCGGAAGATCACTCGCAACCAGAAAAGAAAGCATGATGAAATCAATCATGTCCAGAaggtgattctttttttctctctctatctcttttgcctttttttttttcagcttttgaAAATGTTTTCTGCCTTGGTATATATCTGCTTATGTTGGTagtcctttctttttttctcttttctgtttTGTATATAGGAGGGGGACAGTGTGAGTGTTGTGGATTAGAAATACGTGGTAGTAATTGATCTTGATAAACAATCTCAGTGTCAATTATATTCTGAATACCCCCTTGTTTCCTTAAtgtaaacaaatattttcataCTGGGCACACGTTCTGACACATTTATAATGCTTGATCATGTTTTGAAATCTGTAAGATGAGGTTAAAGCTTCCTCCTTGATTCCTCCTTTATAGTGTGATTTGACAAGTTTGTGAGGGTAGTGTCAGTTGGCAGTGGATCACAAAAGCAAGTACTAGATTGTCAAGAGCATTGCCACTTACTTGCTTGGGTAAAGATGGTGAGTGAGAAATACGCTGTACACTCATAAGAAATATGAACATTTTAAGTAAGATTAAAATATGTATGAATTTGTACAAACAAATAagctgataataatgatagtgtgAAAAAGAAGTAGGCACAAATATTAATTACATGGACAACATCATTTATTTCCTCTGCAGAGTTATGCTGAAATGGATCCAACAACAGCAGCGTTAGAAAGAGAACATGAAGCAGTGAGTAAACCTACCTGCACTGGATCACACGGCATGTTCTCCTGAAGATCTTTCAGACTAGAGATCTACAGGAAGTTTGTGTTGATGTGAACACAGTGATCGAGATGAAAGTTGTGTTGTACTCTAACAATATTTGTATCAAGTAGCAAGTACTTTGTGTAGCTTTGCACCAGTCTGCTAAAAATCCTCTATCAGTGTGTCCACAGCTATGAATGAGGATGGGTTAAGACTCATTCTGAATGTTGCATACAGTAGTTGTAGAAATCAGGTTCTGAATATGTGTCTTGTTTATCCTTACATCTTGACCACAAGTCTGTGCTGAGAAAATGTATGTACGTGTGTTGAGGCCATTTGCCAATAAAGAATCTATGTCTGGGAACTGAACCTTTGTAGATTGAATCTCTGCCTCAAATATTTCCATGTATTAAGCACAGAATTGTCGGAAATATGAACAACTCTTTGTCGTGAAGATAATTGACATTAAAATGGGTTATTTACACCTTtcattaaatgtattttcccTAACATCCCGCTACAGTTGTGTTTCTTCATGAACTGTGGCTTCTGTGTCAGAACTCTTTGATTCTTCCAGTATTCTTGTGGcacataagtacatgtatagccACTGGCATAGGGCCACTATTAATTCAAAATCCTGCTCTGTGATTTTTTACATGggatatatcatatttcatactttttcTATCCTCAGATTACCAAAGTGAAGTATGTTAACAGGGTCCAGATAGGCAAGTACGAGATTGATGCCTGGTACTTCTCCCCCTTCCCTGAGGACTATGGCAAGCAGCCCAAGCTGTGGATCTGTGAATACTGCTTGAAGTACATGAGGTTCGAGAAGACCTTCAGGAGGCATTTGGTATGTCATTGAACAATACTGGTGTAGTTtacgtgtgtgcatgtgtattgaTGGATAGatatgtgtgcttgtgtcttcttattttttcattgcAGTTCTACATTCAGTCAGTTGCCACACTTATTCAGGAGTGATTTGGTTACAAGTTTCTTTCATTGTAAGCAGGGCTCCTGATTGTTGTAATAGTGGTCATTTGATCTTTAGAAGTGAGAAATTTGTGGCATGTTCAAAAACGACATGTATTTTGTGATATATTGATACAACAGTTTTGATTACTTGGCATGATGTGGAAGAAAATGTTCTCTTTGATGGGGGAGTGGGAGGGCAAAAAAGTCACTGATACTAATTGGATATGATCCTGATATGTTCCTTAGTGACCTTCTTATGCCAGCTTTGTGTCACCGTCTTTCTTCAGGGTGAATGCACTATGAGGCAGCCTCCAGGTCGAGAGATCTATCGCAGGGGTTCTATCTCAGTGTATGAAGTCAATGGAAAAGACCACAAGGTGAGTTCCTCTCCTGTTCCAAGAGTTTTATTGTGTTAGTTTTATACTGTTTTTTCCATTCCTTGCCTCTTATTCCAAGGTGTAATAGGCCTTTAAAAGATAAAAAGTAAGATGGGATCATTCTTGAGTGTTTGCAGAAATATATACTGCGTAGAGTCACACTGTGTGTCAGGAGGGAGCCGATCTGTGTTGCCAGTCATGAGATATAATTTTTGGACATTTTCTCCTCTATTTCTCCCTCCTACACCCATTGTAGTTATACTGCCAAAACATGTGCTTGCTTGCCAAACTGTTTCTGGACCACAAGACTCTGTACTTTGACGTTGAGCCATTCCTTTTCTACATCCTGACTGAAGTGGACAGGCAGGGTGCCCATCTTGTTGGCTACTTCTCAAAGGTAAGCTTTTGACAGACCTCAACTGACCACCAAAGCTGTATCATGTGTTCCAAGTTAGTAACAGTGGTAATATTTGCCTCTCTTTGTGTATAGTTCAAAATCTTGAAGTTAAGCTCTTTTGaacattaaagataataaaaagttttggtacctcaaaagtttccctgaatttccgtgtttcaggttaaagtacctttcatataactaacactgtgagacttactcgccccaaagtgctctcatttcttagtaatcatgcaatagaccggtttactaatgatatgcataatgacgtcaaccccacgcgaccctagtgattgtaactaagtcgggcaagcgaaataagcgcggacgcgcgcgccacactgtttttgcattcacgcgtgtattgtctacgatcattactcgctgcggataatcgacaacttttgtttgctataatcttgctttgagatggcgtcagcttcaagttctagccaaaggtcgagcaagccatggaagaagcggacagttaaggaattaactgagtattttagggatataggtgtgagcacaagcggctacaacaaggagaaactcatcaaactagtgcaactgccgtagccgatttggatttgcccattgatcccgacctctcccgggcggacaccggccggtcactgcgggagaagctcgctctggtaggctgctcgttctccgatcctagcaagctcgctgggtttacatccaacttcgagagtattccagattttggactctttgacgtgttcaactacctgatcatcaatcggactgactatgactggaaaagctaaagggatacaagtcatttgaggaCTACCGTCTTTTCGCGGATGGGAGTGTTTCAAGCCTGAAGTTCAATGAGGTTTCGGACACGAGCCCTTTTCGTGTTTTCCTTAGTGAGGTTAGGC
The nucleotide sequence above comes from Diadema setosum chromosome 5, eeDiaSeto1, whole genome shotgun sequence. Encoded proteins:
- the LOC140228561 gene encoding histone acetyltransferase KAT8-like, translating into MAEHMRKSTNGTITQQDRVNSSAPESDPKTTSNQNGASNDSDHENDENALKIGDTYLVKRNDNTWHNAEIVQSRKNELEGGKKEYYVHYKGLNRRMDEWIGKEKVNIQQLPQERQKLEMGDLFDDSDRKITRNQKRKHDEINHVQKSYAEMDPTTAALEREHEAITKVKYVNRVQIGKYEIDAWYFSPFPEDYGKQPKLWICEYCLKYMRFEKTFRRHLGECTMRQPPGREIYRRGSISVYEVNGKDHKLYCQNMCLLAKLFLDHKTLYFDVEPFLFYILTEVDRQGAHLVGYFSKEKESPDGNNVACILTLPPYQRKGYGKFLIAFSYELSKLENSVGSPEKPLSDLGKLSYRSYWSWVLLEILRDFKGTLSIRDLSQMTSITQADIISTLQALNMIKYWKGQHVICVTPKLVEEHLKSAQYKRPRLTVDVSCLRWQAPKKPQLYSRGQKMKK